The following coding sequences lie in one Eschrichtius robustus isolate mEscRob2 chromosome 10, mEscRob2.pri, whole genome shotgun sequence genomic window:
- the ENG gene encoding endoglin, giving the protein MDRGTFPQAVALLLAVCSLGPTSLAETVYCDLQPVDPQVTYITSQVSEGCVAQRPNATLEVHILFLEFLKEVSVLELTLQTSKQNGTLPREVLLILSTNKTIFLKLQAPGIPLHLAYNPNLVIFQEPAEVNTTQLPPFATKGELLNWADTKGPVTSAAELNNPQSILLRLDQAPRSPSSCSLEPHKDMGHTLEWSPNAQASVRGCRLEGVAGHKEAHILRVLPGPEAWPRTVTVKVELSCASRDPDAAVLILQGPPYVSWLIDANHNMQIWTTGEYSFKIFPEKNIRGFHLPNTTQGLLGEARRLNASVVASFVELPLASVVSLRAPSCGSGLQPSPTPVQTTPPKEGCNQELLLSLIQPKCSDDVMTLVLNKDLISTLRCTITSLTFWDSSCQAEDRDDQFVLRSGYSSCGMIVTENVISNEVIVNLLSSSSPQQKKVQCINMDSLSFQLGLYLSPHFLQASNTIELGQQGFVQVSVSPSIPELTIQLDSCQLNLGPDMEIVELIQSQAAKSSCVSLLSPSPGGDMRFSFLLRGYRVPMPTTGILSCTVALRLSTWSLDVQRTVSTRLSIVSPGLHDKGLVLPAVLGITFGAFLIGALLTAALWYIYLHTRHPGKREPVVAVAAPASSESSSTNHSIGSTQSTPCSTSSMA; this is encoded by the exons ATGGACCGCGGCACGTTCCCCCAGGCCGTCGCCCTGCTGCTGGCTGTCTGCAGCCTCGGTCCCACAA GTCTTGCAGAAACAGTCTACTGCGACCTACAGCCTGTGGACCCACAGGTGACATACATCACAAGCCAGGTTTCTGAGGGCTGCGTGGCTCAGAGGCCCAATGCTACCCTGGAAGTCCACATCCTCTTCTTGGAGTTCCTAAAG GAGGTGTCAGTGCTGGAGCTGACTCTCCAGACATCCAAGCAAAATGGCACCCTGCCCCGAGAGGTGCTCCTGATCCTCAGCACTAACAAGACCATCTTCCTGAAGTTGCAGgctccaggaatcccactccacCTGGCCTAC AACCCCAACCTGGTCATCTTCCAAGAGCCCGCAGAGGTCAACACCACACAGCTGCCACCCTTCGCTACCAAGGGTGAGCTCCTCAACTGGGCGGACACAAAGGGTCCCGTCACCTCTGCTGCTGAGCTGAACAATCCCCAAAGCATCCTCCTCCGTCTGGACCAAG CCCCGAGGTCACCGTCTTCCTGCAGTCTGGAACCCCACAAGGACATGGGCCACACGCTCGAATGGAGCCCTAACGCCCAGGCCTCCGTCCGTGGCTGCCGCTTGGAAGGTGTGGCTGGCCACAAGGAGGCACACATCCTGAGGGTCCTGCCGGGCCCAGAGGCCTG GCCCCGGACAGTGACCGTGAAGGTGGAGCTGAGCTGTGCTTCGAGGGATCCCGACGCCGCCGTGCTCATCCTTCAGGGTCCACCCTACGTGTCCTGGCTCATCGATGCCAACCACAACATGCAGATCTGG ACCACTGGCGAATACTCCTTCAAGATCTTTCCGGAGAAGAACATCCGTGGCTTCCACCTCCCAAACACAACCCAAGGCCTGCTGGGGGAGGCCCGGAGGCTCAACGCCAGTGTAGTAGCGTCCTTTGTGGAGCTCCCTCTGGCCAGTGTCGTCTCTCTGAGGGCACCCAGCTGTG GCAGTGGGCTGCAGCCCTCACCCACGCCGGTCCAGACCACCCCTCCCAAGGAGGGCTGCAACCAGGAGCTGCTCCTGTCCCTGATCCAGCCCAAGTGCTCCGACGACGTCATGACTCTGGTACTCAACAAAGATCTCATCTCG ACTCTGAGGTGCACCATCACGAGCCTGACCTTCTGGGACTCCAGCTGCCAGGCTGAGGACAGAGATGACCAGTTTGTCTTGCGCAGCGGCTACTCCAGCTGTGGCATGATAGTGACAGAAAATGTGATCAGTAACGAG GTGATCGTCAACCTCCTGTCAAGCTCATCACCACAGCAG AAAAAGGTGCAGTGCATCAACATGGACAGCCTCTCCTTCCAGCTGGGCCTCTACCTCAGCCCGCACTTCCTCCAGGCCTCCAACACCATCGAGCTGGGGCAGCAGGGCTTTGTGCAG GTGAGCGTGTCCCCATCGATCCCTGAGCTCACGATCCAGCTGGACAGCTGCCAACTGAATTTGGGGCCTGACATGGAAATCGTGGAACTCATCCAGAGCCAGGCAGCCAAGAGCAGCTGTGTGAGCCTGCTGTCCCCGAGCCCTGGTGGTGACATGCGCTTCAGCTTCCTCCTCCGTGGCTACAGGGTGCCCATGCCCACGACTGGCATCCTCAGCTGCACTGTAGCCCTGCGTCTCAGCACTTGGTCCCTG GACGTCCAGAGGACTGTCTCCACACGCCTGAGCATTGTCAGCCCTGGCCTGCATG ACAAAGGCCTCGTCCTGCCCGCCGTGCTGGGCATCACCTTTGGCGCCTTCCTCATTGGGGCCCTGCTCACCGCCGCGCTCTGGTACATCTACTTGCACACGC GTCACCCCGGCAAGCGGGAGCCCGTGGTGGCGGTGGCTGCCCCGGCCTCCTCGGAGAGCAGTAGCACCAACCACAGCATCGGGAGCACCCAGAGCACCCCCTGCTCCACCAGCAGCATGGCGTAG